In Clostridium sp. DL-VIII, the following proteins share a genomic window:
- a CDS encoding methyl-accepting chemotaxis protein, whose protein sequence is MFKLINKLKIRSKLIVVICCFMLGFIIFGLCSLYSLSKVKVNGEMYNEIVQGKDLVADILPPPEYIIESDLLAYQLLNETDNSKIEEIIKRSEELEADYNERHEYWDKTLPKGDMRQYMIEDSYKYAVQFFKIRDDELFSAVRQGDKEKAESIVNGPLLEAYNNHRQYIDKVVTLANENNASVEGQASVFINKTIIILIVVACLVALVVIVISTIINKTITNPLSLAIKNLELIAKGDFSKDLLQEMTGRKDEIGDIMSAITIMRSSLRKLFEEITTGSDNVKETVCNIVENINELDTNIEEVASVTEELSASMEENLAATEEMSVSAKGIESFICNITKESKKGAGEAKIISDRAKNIKNNFDESEKKVQEIIKEIIGEVQKSIEGSKVIERIEILSDTIMEISAQTNLLALNASIEASRAGDAGKGFAVVAEEIGKLAEESKTTVSEIKKVTALITNSVTNLSSSSNDLIDFVENEVVKEYDTMLEVADQYSKDAVFIDLLVLKFSSATEELSVSLREMMESINSVAKASTDGTQGAVNAAQKVNYITMQSDNVRMKCSGLEENVQRQKQQISKFKVS, encoded by the coding sequence ATGTTCAAGTTAATTAACAAATTAAAAATAAGAAGTAAGCTCATAGTGGTGATTTGCTGTTTTATGTTAGGGTTTATTATTTTTGGATTGTGCTCATTATATTCCCTATCTAAGGTCAAAGTAAATGGGGAAATGTACAATGAAATAGTTCAAGGGAAGGACTTGGTGGCTGATATTTTACCGCCTCCAGAATACATAATAGAATCGGATTTGCTGGCATATCAACTATTGAATGAAACTGATAACAGTAAAATAGAAGAGATAATTAAAAGAAGTGAGGAATTAGAAGCGGATTATAATGAAAGGCATGAATATTGGGATAAAACCCTGCCAAAAGGGGACATGAGGCAGTATATGATAGAAGATTCATACAAGTATGCTGTTCAGTTTTTTAAAATAAGAGATGATGAATTATTTTCAGCAGTTAGACAGGGAGATAAAGAAAAGGCAGAAAGTATAGTTAATGGACCACTTTTAGAAGCTTATAATAATCATAGGCAATACATAGACAAGGTTGTTACATTGGCAAATGAAAATAATGCATCAGTAGAAGGGCAGGCATCAGTCTTTATAAATAAAACGATAATAATATTAATTGTGGTAGCTTGTTTGGTTGCTCTTGTTGTAATTGTAATTTCAACTATTATTAACAAAACTATAACCAACCCGCTATCTTTAGCGATAAAAAATTTAGAGTTAATTGCTAAAGGAGACTTTTCAAAAGATTTACTGCAGGAGATGACAGGGAGAAAAGATGAAATAGGAGATATAATGAGTGCAATAACTATAATGAGAAGTTCACTCAGAAAATTGTTTGAAGAAATAACTACAGGAAGCGATAATGTAAAAGAAACTGTGTGCAATATTGTCGAGAATATTAATGAACTTGATACTAATATTGAAGAAGTGGCATCTGTCACCGAAGAGTTGTCAGCAAGTATGGAAGAAAATCTCGCAGCAACTGAAGAAATGTCTGTCTCAGCAAAAGGAATAGAAAGTTTTATTTGTAATATAACTAAAGAATCTAAAAAAGGGGCTGGTGAAGCTAAAATAATAAGCGACAGAGCTAAAAATATAAAAAATAATTTTGATGAATCTGAAAAGAAAGTACAAGAAATTATTAAAGAAATTATAGGAGAGGTTCAGAAATCAATTGAAGGTTCAAAAGTAATAGAAAGAATTGAGATATTATCAGATACAATAATGGAAATATCAGCACAAACTAACTTGTTAGCATTAAATGCTTCTATAGAAGCATCTAGAGCAGGGGATGCTGGAAAAGGATTTGCAGTTGTAGCAGAAGAAATAGGGAAATTGGCTGAAGAATCTAAGACTACTGTATCTGAAATTAAAAAAGTAACTGCTTTAATAACAAATTCAGTAACAAATCTATCTTCAAGTTCTAATGATTTAATTGATTTTGTAGAAAATGAAGTAGTAAAAGAATATGATACAATGCTTGAAGTGGCTGACCAATATAGCAAGGATGCGGTTTTTATTGATTTGCTAGTACTAAAATTTAGTTCGGCTACAGAAGAGTTATCAGTTTCTTTACGTGAAATGATGGAATCTATAAATAGTGTGGCAAAAGCTTCAACCGATGGAACTCAGGGAGCAGTAAATGCGGCTCAAAAAGTGAATTATATAACTATGCAATCTGACAATGTGCGAATGAAATGTAGTGGCTTGGAGGAAAATGTGCAAAGACAAAAGCAACAAATAAGTAAATTTAAGGTTTCGTAG
- a CDS encoding YicC/YloC family endoribonuclease, with translation MIKSMTSFGRAQSEEGKEVSFSVEMKSVNHRYLDINIRMPRTMLALEEKIRNIISKRLNRGKVDVFINYKNYGSNSGKVNLNMELAKEYYECLKRIQDELNSIDDISTTKIARLPDVITLEEKEEDLDKIFCEISPLIEGALNLMEEMRSREGEKLKTDILLKIQMIEKYVEEIEKVADSIPKNYKKKLEERLNELLSGVDIDETRIALEVAILSDKAAVDEEITRLRSHLSQVKSTLDLNEPIGRKLDFIIQEINREANTIASKSTDIDMTNKVIEIKNITEKIREQIQNIE, from the coding sequence TTGATAAAAAGTATGACTAGCTTTGGAAGGGCTCAAAGTGAAGAAGGAAAAGAAGTAAGTTTTTCAGTAGAAATGAAAAGTGTAAATCATAGGTATTTAGACATAAATATTAGGATGCCTAGAACTATGTTAGCTTTAGAAGAAAAAATAAGAAATATAATTAGTAAAAGATTAAACAGAGGAAAAGTTGATGTTTTTATTAATTATAAAAATTATGGAAGTAATTCTGGAAAAGTAAATTTAAATATGGAATTAGCTAAAGAGTATTATGAATGCCTTAAAAGAATTCAAGATGAATTGAATTCGATTGATGATATATCTACGACTAAAATAGCAAGACTTCCAGATGTAATCACATTAGAAGAAAAAGAAGAAGATTTGGATAAAATTTTTTGTGAGATTTCTCCATTAATTGAAGGTGCTCTTAATTTAATGGAAGAGATGAGAAGCAGAGAAGGCGAAAAGCTAAAAACTGATATTCTGCTGAAAATTCAAATGATAGAAAAATATGTTGAAGAAATTGAAAAAGTAGCAGATTCTATACCTAAAAACTATAAGAAAAAACTTGAAGAGAGACTGAATGAGTTACTGTCTGGTGTAGATATTGATGAAACCAGAATTGCTTTAGAAGTGGCAATACTCTCTGATAAAGCTGCTGTGGATGAGGAGATTACTAGACTCAGAAGTCATTTGAGTCAAGTAAAGAGCACTTTAGATTTAAATGAACCAATCGGAAGAAAGCTGGATTTTATAATTCAGGAAATTAATAGAGAAGCAAATACTATAGCATCTAAATCTACAGATATAGATATGACTAATAAAGTAATTGAAATTAAAAATATTACTGAAAAAATAAGAGAGCAAATTCAAAATATTGAATAA
- a CDS encoding DUF370 domain-containing protein, whose amino-acid sequence MGIKLINIGFGNIVSANRLVAIVSPESAPIKRIIQEARDRGMLIDATYGRRTRAVIITDSDHVILSAVQPETVAHRLSTKDDIAVDEDDE is encoded by the coding sequence ATGGGAATTAAATTAATAAATATCGGTTTTGGAAACATAGTTTCGGCCAATAGATTAGTCGCAATTGTAAGTCCGGAATCAGCGCCTATTAAAAGAATTATTCAAGAAGCAAGGGACAGGGGAATGCTAATTGATGCTACCTATGGTAGAAGGACTAGAGCGGTTATAATAACTGATAGTGATCATGTTATATTGTCAGCAGTTCAACCTGAAACTGTGGCTCACAGATTGTCTACAAAAGATGATATTGCAGTTGACGAGGATGATGAATAA
- the gmk gene encoding guanylate kinase, with product MVANGRGLLIVISGPSGAGKGTICKSFLERNKEVALSVSATTRDPRNGEVDGVNYHFICRDEFKKRIEEDDFLEYAEVYDNFYGTPKSNVEELLENGKDVILEIDIQGALKVKENASDGVFIFILPPSMSELRQRIINRGSETKESLMKRFKSAYQEINFVSKYNYAVVNDKVDVAVEKLEAIIAAEKCRVDRIKESILDSKEGIIHEQLYD from the coding sequence ATGGTTGCAAATGGGAGAGGATTATTAATAGTTATATCAGGACCATCAGGTGCAGGAAAGGGTACTATTTGTAAAAGCTTTTTAGAAAGAAATAAAGAAGTAGCTTTATCTGTATCAGCAACTACAAGAGATCCACGAAATGGAGAAGTAGACGGTGTTAATTATCATTTCATATGTAGAGATGAATTTAAGAAGAGAATAGAAGAAGATGATTTTTTAGAATATGCAGAGGTATATGATAATTTTTATGGAACACCTAAATCAAATGTTGAAGAACTTTTAGAAAACGGTAAAGATGTTATTCTAGAAATAGATATTCAAGGTGCTTTAAAGGTTAAAGAAAATGCAAGTGATGGTGTATTTATATTTATACTTCCACCATCTATGTCTGAATTAAGACAGAGAATAATAAATCGTGGCAGTGAAACTAAAGAATCTTTAATGAAAAGATTCAAATCAGCTTACCAAGAGATAAATTTTGTATCAAAATATAATTATGCAGTGGTAAATGATAAAGTAGATGTAGCGGTTGAAAAGTTAGAAGCAATAATAGCTGCTGAAAAATGCAGGGTAGATAGAATAAAAGAAAGTATATTAGATTCAAAGGAGGGAATTATTCATGAACAACTCTATGATTAA
- the rpoZ gene encoding DNA-directed RNA polymerase subunit omega yields the protein MNNSMINPSVVDLLEKVHDRYSLVILTSKRARQIIDGSNPRISLNSNKPLTIAINEVDQDAIEYEVVIEGSK from the coding sequence ATGAACAACTCTATGATTAATCCATCAGTGGTAGATTTATTAGAAAAGGTGCATGACAGATATTCTTTAGTAATTTTAACATCAAAAAGAGCAAGGCAAATAATAGACGGTTCTAATCCGCGTATTTCATTAAATTCAAATAAGCCTTTAACAATTGCAATAAATGAGGTAGATCAAGATGCAATTGAATATGAAGTTGTAATAGAAGGTTCAAAATAA
- the coaBC gene encoding bifunctional phosphopantothenoylcysteine decarboxylase/phosphopantothenate--cysteine ligase CoaBC, protein MKKNVVLGVSGGIAVYKALDIVSMLVKKDINVDVIMTESATKFVTPLTFQSLSQNMVTCDMFAEPKAWEIQHISLATKADLLLVAPATANIIGKVANGIADDMLSTTIMATKAKVIFAPAMNTNMYENPIVQDNIKKLKAYGYEFIDPIEGRMACGTTGAGKFESPAVIVDRVLMEINEKKDLLNKKVIVTAGPTVAEIDPVRFITNKSTGKMGYAIAKEARNRGANVTLISGPTSIEAPMNVNLIKVSTNEEMREEALKAFSDADIVIKSAAVADYKPKNYSTQKIKKADNDLSIDFIRDNDILQELGNKKEKQILVGFAAESQNLEENAKLKLSKKNLDYIVANDITADDTGFASEDNKVIILSNEGKKVHLDKMSKEKIASNLFDIILEKR, encoded by the coding sequence ATGAAGAAGAATGTAGTGTTAGGTGTAAGTGGTGGAATCGCAGTATACAAAGCTTTGGATATTGTAAGTATGCTTGTAAAAAAAGACATAAATGTTGATGTCATTATGACAGAAAGCGCTACAAAGTTTGTGACACCTCTTACATTTCAATCATTAAGTCAAAATATGGTTACCTGTGACATGTTTGCAGAACCAAAGGCGTGGGAAATCCAACATATAAGTTTAGCTACAAAAGCAGATTTGCTTTTAGTAGCGCCTGCAACGGCTAATATAATTGGAAAAGTTGCAAATGGAATTGCGGATGATATGCTTTCAACCACAATAATGGCAACAAAAGCAAAAGTTATTTTTGCACCAGCTATGAATACAAATATGTATGAAAATCCTATTGTTCAAGATAATATTAAGAAGCTTAAAGCGTATGGATATGAATTTATAGATCCAATTGAAGGTAGAATGGCTTGTGGGACAACTGGAGCTGGAAAGTTTGAGAGTCCGGCAGTTATAGTTGACAGAGTTTTGATGGAAATAAACGAAAAAAAAGATTTGTTAAATAAAAAAGTTATAGTGACAGCAGGGCCGACTGTAGCTGAAATAGATCCAGTAAGATTTATTACAAATAAATCAACTGGAAAAATGGGCTATGCAATAGCTAAAGAAGCAAGAAATAGAGGTGCGAATGTCACATTAATATCAGGTCCTACTTCTATTGAAGCGCCTATGAATGTTAACCTCATAAAAGTCTCAACAAATGAAGAGATGAGAGAGGAAGCTTTAAAGGCATTTAGCGATGCAGATATAGTTATAAAATCAGCTGCTGTTGCAGATTATAAGCCTAAAAATTATAGTACACAGAAAATTAAAAAGGCTGACAATGATTTATCTATAGATTTTATTAGAGATAATGATATTTTGCAGGAGCTTGGAAATAAAAAAGAAAAACAAATTTTAGTGGGTTTCGCGGCTGAAAGTCAAAACTTAGAAGAAAATGCTAAACTTAAGCTTTCGAAAAAGAATTTAGATTATATTGTAGCAAATGATATAACCGCAGATGACACTGGTTTTGCTTCTGAGGATAACAAAGTAATTATTTTATCTAACGAAGGTAAAAAAGTGCATTTAGATAAAATGAGTAAAGAAAAAATAGCAAGTAACTTATTTGATATCATACTTGAGAAGCGCTAG
- the priA gene encoding primosomal protein N', whose protein sequence is MYAEIIINSDALEIDRTFTYKIPDELVEDIRVGFRVKVPFGMRSKPVEGFVFSIVDENTDEVQYKVKKILNLCDDEAILTEDKMELIHFLRKKYLCKYIDAIRLMIPVGIMKGSKEKKKKVVYINKQIDVDELKKENYIKLYDFIAENNGVYTKTEITSDKQFSLYCLNKLIEKDVLKIEEQVVFRYNARKYENYNNEFLTEEQKKCLNEILNGSNLKYLIKGVTGSGKTEVYIRLVQEMLSQGKSAIVLVPEISLTPQMIERFKGRFGEDVALFHSRLSDGERFDEWYRVKTGKAKLVIGARSALFLPLKDLGLIIIDEEHENTYKSDHNPKYHTREVSEFICEQKKCKLILGSATPSVESYYKALKGDYTLIEMLKRVNGKKMPKMHIIDMREELKSKNLSLFSRELLENIDKTLQYKKQVILFLNRRGYSTFISCRSCGHVFKCPECDVSMTYHKNGYLICHYCGRAEKVTKICPKCGSKYVKFFGAGTERVELEVKKYFPKAKVLRMDVDTTRHKNSHESIYNSFKNGEADILIGTQMVSKGLDFKNVTLVGILAADMSLNIPDYRSAERTYQIITQVAGRAGRGEDEGKVIVQSYTPDHYSLQYAKEEDYVSLFNREIELRRLMSNPPFGKILLINGSSKFEEKLKKFMYTLEYNLKKLIVEDITMLGPVPCIITKLKENYRWQIIIKGNFNDEFSEKVKDILYQLNKSVYNEIRISIDINPNNMT, encoded by the coding sequence ATGTATGCTGAAATAATTATTAATAGCGATGCCTTAGAAATAGATCGAACATTTACATATAAAATACCGGATGAACTCGTAGAGGATATAAGGGTCGGATTTCGAGTTAAGGTCCCATTTGGAATGCGAAGTAAGCCGGTAGAAGGATTCGTATTTTCTATAGTGGATGAGAATACAGATGAAGTTCAATATAAAGTTAAAAAGATCCTAAATTTATGTGATGATGAAGCTATATTGACAGAAGATAAAATGGAACTCATTCATTTTTTGAGAAAAAAGTATCTTTGCAAGTACATTGATGCTATCCGCCTTATGATTCCGGTTGGAATTATGAAAGGTTCAAAGGAAAAAAAGAAAAAAGTTGTATATATTAACAAGCAAATAGATGTAGATGAACTTAAGAAAGAAAATTATATAAAATTATATGATTTCATAGCTGAAAATAATGGTGTTTATACTAAAACAGAAATTACAAGTGATAAACAATTTTCTTTATACTGTCTAAATAAGCTTATAGAAAAAGATGTATTAAAGATAGAAGAACAAGTGGTTTTTAGATACAACGCTCGTAAATATGAGAATTATAACAATGAGTTTCTTACGGAAGAGCAAAAAAAATGTTTAAACGAAATTCTAAATGGCTCAAACTTAAAATATCTAATAAAAGGTGTTACAGGATCAGGAAAAACTGAAGTTTATATAAGATTAGTTCAGGAGATGTTAAGTCAAGGTAAGAGCGCAATTGTTTTAGTACCTGAAATATCATTAACCCCTCAAATGATAGAACGGTTTAAAGGAAGATTTGGAGAAGATGTAGCACTATTTCATAGCAGGTTAAGCGATGGAGAGAGATTTGATGAATGGTATAGAGTAAAGACTGGAAAAGCTAAATTGGTTATAGGGGCACGTAGTGCATTGTTTTTACCACTTAAGGATCTTGGGCTTATCATAATTGATGAAGAACATGAAAATACATATAAATCTGATCATAACCCCAAGTATCATACTAGAGAAGTAAGTGAATTTATATGTGAGCAAAAAAAATGTAAACTAATATTGGGATCTGCTACGCCGAGCGTTGAAAGTTATTATAAAGCATTAAAAGGTGATTATACTTTAATTGAAATGCTTAAAAGGGTTAATGGAAAGAAAATGCCGAAAATGCATATAATAGATATGAGAGAAGAGCTCAAAAGTAAAAATCTCTCATTATTCAGCAGAGAACTCTTAGAAAACATTGATAAAACTTTACAGTATAAAAAACAAGTTATTTTGTTTTTGAATAGAAGAGGTTATTCAACGTTCATTTCCTGCAGAAGCTGTGGGCATGTATTTAAGTGCCCGGAATGTGATGTCTCCATGACATATCATAAAAATGGATATTTAATATGTCATTATTGTGGAAGAGCAGAGAAGGTTACTAAGATATGTCCGAAGTGTGGCAGTAAATATGTGAAGTTTTTTGGAGCGGGAACAGAAAGAGTTGAATTGGAAGTGAAAAAGTATTTCCCAAAGGCTAAAGTATTAAGAATGGATGTTGATACAACAAGGCATAAGAATTCACATGAATCTATTTATAATTCCTTTAAAAATGGAGAAGCGGATATTTTAATAGGAACTCAAATGGTATCTAAAGGGTTAGATTTTAAAAATGTGACTTTGGTTGGGATTTTAGCCGCGGATATGTCTTTAAATATACCAGATTATAGATCAGCAGAAAGAACTTATCAGATAATTACTCAGGTTGCAGGAAGAGCTGGCAGAGGTGAAGATGAGGGAAAAGTTATTGTCCAAAGCTATACACCGGATCATTATAGCTTACAATATGCCAAGGAAGAGGATTATGTGTCCTTGTTTAATAGGGAAATAGAACTTAGAAGGTTGATGAGTAATCCTCCTTTTGGTAAAATATTATTAATTAATGGTTCCTCGAAATTTGAAGAAAAATTAAAAAAATTTATGTATACTTTAGAATATAATCTGAAAAAATTAATAGTAGAAGATATTACTATGCTAGGACCCGTTCCTTGTATTATAACTAAACTAAAAGAAAATTATAGGTGGCAGATAATAATAAAAGGAAATTTTAACGATGAATTTAGCGAAAAAGTAAAAGATATACTTTATCAATTAAATAAGAGTGTATATAATGAAATAAGGATTAGTATAGATATTAATCCTAACAATATGACGTAG